A stretch of the Cuculus canorus isolate bCucCan1 chromosome 15, bCucCan1.pri, whole genome shotgun sequence genome encodes the following:
- the USP42 gene encoding ubiquitin carboxyl-terminal hydrolase 42, producing MTIVNKPKSSQSKKSSSRRSDKSKKPRTKKMTSRTANLGRVPPAEDANKVSVDKGPGGALYSRSSQKSKPFAQRDLVVNDGIAPPQRILFPPEKICMDWQQTQSVGVGLQNLGNTCFLNSTLQCLTYTPPLANYMLSLEHTQSCHEEGFCMMCTMETHINQVLCCSNNAIKPTSVINGLKRIGKHFHFGSQEDAHEFLCFTVDALQKACLNGSTKLDRSSQATTLIYQIFGGYLRSRVKCLNCKAVSDTYEPFLDITLDIKAVTSVTRALEQFVKPEQLDGENSYKCSKCKKMVPASKRYTIHRSSNVLTISLKRFANFTGGKINKDVKYPEYLDLRAYMSQSIGEPLIYALYAVLVHSGFNCNAGHYLCFIKAGNGLWYRMNDASVDLSDIKTVLNQQAYVLFYIRRYDLTLGERAFYLPAPSYPRSFLGQRGANSKQAGFMGPRLPPHMIKNSSRLNGNGPLKEDPNTIGVTVKRPSSAPPTACVQNWAIARSSITDPSKNQKITISIHNKLPARQTVTQPDCLSSAAEDEDLSQPVPSSTITNSSAAESTSNASTMSVAPDVSKQEVPDEIFVEPAMNGNPKLGSDNAVPYGAEFSGKSEESKGLFRRNCNVVSSNGILIGKVVRTLQNCHSSCQNAKEERSQHEPPKSDSLNGAISLDNEFKDNGRKLDDSICQVQPVKPAEIFFSKTNGLLETMPVALSPVPQEIILESLTYSQLNSLSEEISISGPQKSSENDARVETVVMEALFACEESRKVPSNLSCEVENRLTKSDSENISAKEEVAESIITKAENAHPNINGQHKVRKKSLDTEDEFLGQCESEDSRDKDKPRRSKEPELISKENPLYIKGSPESEEQLGQISSMKSDIECSSKKLASLDITDKRQDTKDISKNYVEVPPVNDSSITKLDKVLESQFSREPEGLSNKKCEEDKHRKKYKKKIYDSKKTDKEHYRRKRENSDTEEREKEKQTRSKPDDHSHKRRCSRSVETNKQSRHKQEYCSESKYRSSHTERSSPYNSKSSGKYYCYRSRSRERSEQDRNRYYHYKGERTWSRERYYRDEPRRWEKCRYYNDYYSSRGTRDGRERRSSHCDKDFDKSSQAYNSRSHQDYHCKSRWPHSVLSREEDVHHFSSHRANLNHSNFEDFCRENEKEKLRNDKRKYSHGEGSGSETEKQCRKTGDQRMKKSKKVKKKKKSKDKHREKDYKLYDLDCSVLRFNNDNRKRKKKKKKKKHMRKLKDYLEYLHPHFQKTTREKEESCPPDGYVCEQYRNQGSKQPYKEGKPSGVGESKKYSSIASNEYVKDAEHPDGSLQCSN from the exons ATGACCATAGTTAACAAGCCAAAATCTTCACAATCGAAAAAATCCTCATCGAGGCGATCTGACAAATCTAAGAAACCCCGTACAAAAAAAATGACGTCACGCACCGCAAATTTGGGCCGGGTGCCACCTGCAGAAGATGCAAACAAAGTCTCTGTGGACAAAGGACCCGGAGGTGCTCTTTATTCTAGATCATCTCAAAAATCTAAGCCTTTTGCCCAAAGAGATCTAG TTGTTAATGATGGAATTGCCCCGCCGCAAAGGATTCTTTTTCCGCCAGAGAAAATTTGTATGGATTGGCAACAAACACAAAGTGTTGGAGTTGGATTGCAGAATCTCGGCAACACATGTTTCCTTAATTCTACTCTACAGTGCTTGACCTACACACCTCCTCTTGCCAATTATATGCTTTCTCTTGAACACACCCAGTCAT GTCATGAGGAAGGCTTCTGTATGATGTGCACGATGGAAACTCACATTAACCAGGTCCTGTGCTGTTCTAATAATGCCATCAAACCTACATCTGTTATCAATGGCCTTAAAA gaataggaaaacatttccattttggcAGTCAAGAGGATGCACATGAATTCTTATGCTTCACTGTTGATGCTTTGCAGAAGGCTTGCTTGAATGGAAGCACCAA attggACAGATCTTCTCAAGCCACCACACTTATTTATCAAATATTTGGAGGATATCTAAGATCCCGag TAAAGTGCTTGAACTGCAAAGCAGTTTCGGATACGTACGAGCCATTCCTCGATATTACTTTAGATATAAAG GCAGTTACGTCTGTCACCAGAGCTCTAGAACAATTTGTGAAACCAGAACAACTGGACGGTGAAAACAGCTATAAGTGTAGCAA GTGTAAAAAGATGGTTCCAGCGTCAAAGAGGTACACGATACATCGTTCTTCTAACGTTCTCACAATATCACTGAAAAGATTTGCAAATTTTACAGGTGGAAAGATCAACAAG GATGTAAAATACCCTGAATATTTGGATCTTCGAGCATATATGTCTCAATCAATTGGAGAACCACTCATCTATGCTTTATATGCAGTTCTTGTACATAGTGGTTTCAACTGTAACGCAGGACACTATCTCTGCTTCATAAAG GCCGGTAATGGACTTTGGTATCGAATGAATGATGCTTCAGTAGACCTTTCTGATATCAAAACAGTGCTCAATCAGCAAGCTTATGTACTTTTTTATATCAG GCGCTATGATTTGACACTTGGAGAACGTGCTTTTTACTTGCCAGCACCGTCTTATCCCCGTTCCTTCCTTGGTCAGCGGGGGGCAAATAGTAAGCAGGCTGGATTTATGGGACCACGACTTCCTCCTCATATGATTAAG aaTTCAAGTCGTTTAAATGGAAACGGACCCCTAAAAGAGGATCCAAATACAATTGGTGTCACTGTAAAAAGGCCATCTTCAGCTCCACCAACAGCTTGTGTTCAAAACTGGGCAATTGCCAGGTCTTCAATTACAGATCCGTCAAAGAACCAGAAGATCACTATTAGTATTCATAACAAATTGCCTGCACGTCAGACTGTGACACAACCTGACTGTCTTAGCAGTGCTGCGGAGGATGAGGATCTAAGCCAGCCTGTCCCTTCATCCACAATTACAAattcttctgcagcagagtcTACCTCAAACGCATCTACAATGTCAGTTGCTCCTGATGTTTCCAAACAGGAAGTTCCCGATGAAATTTTTGTTGAGCCAGCAATGAATGGAAATCCCAAACTGGGCTCTGATAACGCAGTCCCTTATGGTGCagaattttcaggaaaatcGGAGGAGTCAAAGGGCTTGTTTAGAAGGAATTGCAACGTAGTATCTTCTAATGGAATTTTGATTGGAAAGGTGGTCCGTACATTGCAGAATTGCCACTCTTCCTGCCAGAATGCTAAAGAAGAAAGATCCCAGCATGAGCCGCCAAAAAGCGATTCACTAAACGGTGCTATTAGTTTAGATAATGAATTTAAAGACAATGGACGGAAACTTGATGATTCAATTTGCCAAGTCCAACCTGTTAAACCTgctgagattttcttttctaaaacaaatggATTGCTTGAAACA ATGCCTGTAGCTTTGTCACCAGTTCCTCAAGAAATAATCCTGGAATCTCTCACATACAGCCAGCTGAACAGCCTGTCAGAGGAAATTAG CATCTCTGGACCTCAGAAATCTTCTGAGAATGATGCTCGTGTGGAAACGGTAGTAATGGAAGCGCTGTTTGCCTGTGAAGAATCCAggaaggttccttccaacttgAGCTGTGAGGTTGAGAATCGTTTGACTAAATCGgattctgaaaacatttctgccaaAGAAGAAGTTGCTGAAAGTATTataacaaaagctgaaaatgcacACCCCAATATTAACGGTCAGCACAAGGTTAGGAAAAAATCCTTGGACACTGAAGATGAATTCCTTGGGCAGTGTGAGTCTGAAGATAGTAGAGACAAAGACAAACCAAGGAGATCAAAAGAACCTGAActcatttcaaaagaaaatccGTTGTATATCAAAGGGTCTCCTGAGAGTGAAGAGCAGTTGGGGCAAATTTCCTCTATGAAGTCTGACATTGAATGTAGTTCTAAAAAACTTGCATCTCTGGATATTACAGATAAACGCCAAGACACAAAGGACATTTCTAAGAACTATGTAGAGGTACCGCCTGTCAATGACTCTTCTATTACAAAGCTGGATAAAGTTTTGGAGAGTCAGTTTTCTAGAGAACCTGAGGGACTGAGtaataaaaaatgtgaagaagataaacataggaaaaaatacaagaaaaaaatatatgactCTAAAAAAACTGACAAAGAGCACTATcgaaggaagagagagaactcagacacagaagaaagggagaaggagaagcaaacCAGAAGCAAACCAGATGATCATTCCCACAAAAGGAGGTGCTCTCGCAGCGTGGAAACAAATAAGCAAAGTCGTCATAAGCAGGAATACTGCAGTGAAAGCAAGTACAGATCTTCTCATACTGAAAGAAGCAGTCCATATAATAGCAAAAGCTCAGGAAAATATTATTGTTATAGATCCCGAAGCAGAGAAAGGTCAGAACAAGACAGGAATAGGTATTATCATTACAAAGGGGAGAGAACTTGGAGCAGAGAAAGGTACTATCGAGATGAACCACGGAGATGGGAAAAATGCAGATACTATAATGATTATTATTCCTCTCGTGGCACAAGAGATGGTAGAGAGAGAAGGTCCTCTCATTGTGATAAAGACTTTGACAAATCGAGTCAAGCTTACAACAGCAGGTCACATCAGGATTATCATTGCAAAAGCAGGTGGCCACACAGCGTACTCTCTAGAGAGGAAGATGTACATCACTTTAGCAGCCACAGAGCAAACTTAAATCATTCAAATTTTGAGGACTTTTGCcgggaaaatgaaaaagaaaagttaagaaATGACAAAAGGAAATACAGCCACGGAGAAGGAAGCGGCAGCGAAACAGAGAAGCAATGCCGAAAGACAGGTGaccaaagaatgaaaaaatctaagaaagtcaagaagaaaaagaagtccaAAGATAAACATCGAGAAAAGGATTACAA ACTTTATGATTTGGATTGCTCTGTGCTCCGCTTTAACAATGACAATCGCAAAcgtaagaaaaagaagaaaaagaagaaacacatgaGGAAACTGAAAGACTACTTGGAATATTTACATCCTCATTTCCAGAAGACCACACGAGAGAAGGAAGAATCCTGTCCTCCAGATGGCTATGTATGTGAGCAATACAGAAACCAGGGCAGTAAACAACCCTACAAGGAAGGGAAGCCTTCCGGTGTGGGTGAAAGCAAGAAATACAGCTCCATCGCGTCCAATGAGTACGTTAAAG atGCAGAGCATCCTGATGGAAGCCTTCAATGCTCAAACTAA